CCCTAAATTGGCATTCGAATGCCGATTTTTTGCCCTCCCTTGCCGGACCGCTCCCGGGCTATGCTGGCTGCCGCCATGATCGTTTCGGCCAGCTATCGCACCGATATCCCGGCTTTTTACGGCACTTGGTTCGACCGGCGCCTGACGGCCGGCTTTTGCCGGGTGCGCAATCCCTACGGCGGCCAGAGCTACCAGGTGGCGCTGGCCGGCGAAGCCGTCGACGGCTTCGTTTTCTGGACCCGCAACGTGGCGCCCTTCCTGCCTCAGTTGGCCCGGTTGCGAGGCCTGGGCCCGCCGTTCGTGGTGCACTATACGGTGCTGGATTACCCCACGCTGTTGGACCGTTCGGTGCCGCCGGCGGCCGACCAGATCCGGCTGATGCACCGCCTGGCCGCCGAATATGGCCCGCACGCCGTGGTCTGGCGCTACGACCCGGTGGTGTTTTCCTCGCTGACCGATCGCCGCCACCACCTCGCCAGCTTCGGCCGCCTGGCCCGGGCGCTGGCCGGGGCCAGCGACGAGGTGGTGATCTCGTTCGTCAACCCTTACCGCAAGGCCCGGCGCCGGCTCGACCGGGCGGCCCGGGAGGGTGATTTTTCCTGGTTCGATCCGGAAGCCGGGGAAAAACGGCG
The sequence above is a segment of the Alphaproteobacteria bacterium genome. Coding sequences within it:
- a CDS encoding DUF1848 domain-containing protein is translated as MIVSASYRTDIPAFYGTWFDRRLTAGFCRVRNPYGGQSYQVALAGEAVDGFVFWTRNVAPFLPQLARLRGLGPPFVVHYTVLDYPTLLDRSVPPAADQIRLMHRLAAEYGPHAVVWRYDPVVFSSLTDRRHHLASFGRLARALAGASDEVVISFVNPYRKARRRLDRAAREGDFSWFDPEAGEKRRLAAELAVIAAEHGMRLTVCSQAALLAPGTEPARCIDAERLARIAGRPIQAPQMGNRPDCLCHRSRDIGAYDSCPHGCLYCYGVASRRRAVAGFQSHDPSAAELLP